In Macrobrachium nipponense isolate FS-2020 chromosome 41, ASM1510439v2, whole genome shotgun sequence, the following proteins share a genomic window:
- the LOC135212900 gene encoding crustacean hyperglycemic hormone-like — translation MFISQSLRHLSPYARLVLMLGLLLLCQETSASFIRIRPNTFKEFQSLKCQGKFDKEQYAALNRLCDDCYNLSRGSNDRTACKADCFRNSQFPKCVSALLLDHMEPDLFKMIDIVSGDSPAM, via the exons ATGTTCATTTCCCAG AGCCTCCGCCATCTGTCACCTTATGCCCGACTGGTGCTCATGTTGGGCTTGCTGCTTCTATGTCAG gaGACGTCAGCTTCGTTCATCCGAATTCGTCCCAACACTTTTAAAGAATTTCAGTCTTTGAAATGCCAAGGGAAATTTGACAAGGAGCAATATGCCGCCCTCAATCGCCTCTGTGACGACTGTTACAATCTGTCCCGTGGCAGCAACGACCGGACGGCTTGCAA ggcAGACTGCTTCCGCAACTCCCAGTTCCCAAAATGCGTCAGCGCGTTACTTTTGGACCACATGGAACCCGACCTGTTCAAGATGATCGACATCGTAAGTGGGGACAGTCCTGCCATGTAG